DNA sequence from the Halorussus limi genome:
CAGCAGGCGCCGACTCCTCGACGCCAACGGGGAGGCCGAGCGCGTGTTCGCCGTCGACGCGACCGCCAACGCGGGCGACCCCCTCCACGGCCTCGTGGACGCGGACGTCGACGTGTCGGCGAGCGAGCAGTCCACGACCGTCCGCATCGAGGGCGAACGCCGCGAGTACAGCGTCACCAGTTCGGCGGTGTCGGACTCCAGCGGAACCCACGTCGGCCACACGCTCGTCTTTCAGGACGTGACCGCCGACAGGCGCCGCGAACAGCGACTCCAAGTTCTCAACCGCGTCCTGCGGCACAACCTCCGCAACGACCTGACCACGGTGACGGGCTACGCCGAGTTGATCGGCGAGCGCACCGACGACCCCGCCGTCGAGCGCCACGCCGAGACCGTGCGGCGGAACGGCCGCAAACTGGCCGAACTCGGCGAGAAGGCCCGCGAGTTCGAGCAGGTGATGGACGGCGACCGGGACTCCCGACGGGCCGAACTGGCAGCGCTCGTCGCCGACGTCGCCGACGACGTGCGGGAGCGCTCTTCCGCGGGGCGATTCGAGGTGGCGGTCCCCGACGGACTCGAACTGGAGACGGACCCGGCTATCGTCCGACTCCTGCTCTCGAACCTCGTGGAGAACGCGCTCGAACACGGGTCCGACGACCCCCGCGTCGAAGTCGCGCTAGTCGACGGGAGCGCGGCGGCCGACGGGACGGGCGGCGACACGCGGTCGGCGGTCCTCGAAGTGCGCGACGACGGGCCGGGAATCCCCGACCACGAAATCGCGGTCCTGACCGAGGGCGGCGAGAACGCGCTCGAACACGGGAGTGGACTCGGCCTCTGGGTGGTGCAGTGGTGTGCGAGCGCGCTCGGCGGCGACGTCTCCTTCGAGCGCGACGACGGCACCACGGTCTCGGTCCGACTGCCGGGAGTGGTAGACGAAGAGACATCTCTACCGACCTGAAAGCTTAACCCCGTTCCCCGCCAACGGTCTGTCATGACCAAGCGGATTCTCGTCCCCGTCGACGGGTCGTCCCAGTCCGACGACGCGCTCGAATACGCGCTCGAAGAGTTCGCCGACGACGACATCACGCTGCTGCACGTCATCGACCCCATCGACGCGGGGTACAGCGCGCCGGTCGGCATCCCCGGCGGGTCCGAGGAGTGGTACGAGGAGGCCAAGGCGGACAGCGAGGCGATGTTCGATGAGGCCCGAGCGGTCGCCGACGAGTACGGCGTCACCCTCGACTCGGCCACCGAGATGGGCCGTCCGTCCCAGACCATCGTGGAGTACGCCGAAGACGAGGGCTTCGACCAAATCGTGATGGGGAGCCACGGCCGGTCGGGCGTCTCGCGAATCCTGCTCGGGAGCGTCGCCGAGACGGTGGTCCGGCGCGCCTCGATGCCGGTGACGGTGGTGCGCTGAGTCGGCGAACAGTCGAGCGCGGGCTCGTCTTTCCACGTCGAGTTTCAGCAGTCGTACCGCGAGCGAACGCAGTGAGCGAGCGGCCTTTTTTGGTGCAGATTTTTTCGAGGAGCGGTGCCCACAGCGAGCGACCGGAGGGAGCGAGCGAGGACACCCGACGAGGAAAAAAGTGCTAGAAGATGTTCGCCTGCCGGTAGACGCTAATACCCTCGTTCGTGATGGAGTAGGGCTTGATTTCCCGGGAGTGGTTCGCGTCCCGAATCTTCTGAATCTCGACCGCGAGTCGGGTCTCGCGGAAGTCGTCGGAACTCCGGATGTACCGCAGGACGAACACCGCGTCCACGAGGTACTCGATGATGCCGTGTCGGGAGGCGTAGGCGGTGTCCTCGCTGGCCTCGCTGGTGAGCATCGTCGTGACCCCGGCCTCCTTCAGGCTCTTGGTGAAGTCGTAGATTTCGTTGCGGCGGGTGGCCTGCTCGTCGTACATCATCTCCAGTAGAGAGACCGAGTCCAGCACGAGGCGGGTCGCGCCGAAGTCCTCTATCAGTCGCGGCAGGTCGTTGCGGATGGAGGTGAGACTGTTCGCCATCTCGATGGGGTCCAAGTCGATGACCGCGAGGCTCCCCTCTCGCTCGTACTCGTCGAAGTCCCACCCTTTCTCGGTCGCGGTGTTGACGATGCGGTCGTGGCTCTCTTCGAGCGTGATGAACACCGCGTTCTCGCCGCGTTCGAGCGCCTCGTGGAGGAACTGGAGTCCGAACGTCGTCTTCCCGGTCCCGGCGGACCCGATGGTCGTGACGAGCGAGCGCTCGGGGACTCCGCCCTGAATCATGTTGTCGAGGCCCTCGATTCCGAGGTCGATTCGGGGGATGTCGGACTCGAACTCCTCGTCGTCGAACGCCTCGTCCTCGAAGGGTTCGCCCCCGCCGAACCCGCCGTCGAAGTCGTCGCCGCCCATACCGAACTCGCCGCCCCCGCCGCCAAAGCCCCCGTCGTCGCTACCGGCCGCCTCGCCGCCGAAGCCACTGCCGAAGTCGTCGCCGTCTGGGCCGCCTCCGGCGCCGGGCGCGCTCTCGAACGCGCTGGCGAAGTCCTCCTCGAAGAGGTCCTCGTCGTCCCCGCCGTCGTAGGGGTCGGCGTCCGCGAATCCGCCGGCGGCGGACTCGCTCGCGGACGACTCCGGTTCGGAAGACTCGCCCGCCGACGAGTGTGAGTCGGAAGATTCGCTCACGGACGACAGGTCCTCGGACGGTTCCGCGAGCGACCCGGCCGCGTCGGCGTCGGCCGCATCCGCGTCGGTCTCGGTGGCGTCGTCCGCGTCGGCGTCGAAGTCCGGCGCGTCCGCGAACCCGCCGGTGGAGGCGTTCTCGGCGTCGTCGGTTACGGAGTCGCCGTCCGCCGAGTCGTCGGTTTCGCCATCGCGGACTCCGCGCTCGTCGGCGTCTTCCTCGGTCTCCTCCTCGCGGAGCGCGCGCTCGAACCAGTCGTCGTCTTCGGTCACGGGAGCCACCTCCTCGTCGGTCGAGCGCGATGCACGTCCGGCACCTCGGACCGACCGCATTTCAATGTTTCTCGCCGACGCGTCGGCGGACTTTTCAGGACCGGGCGAGAACTACCGACGATGAGAGTCGGCATCGTCGCGCAGAAGGGCAACTCGCGGGCCGCCGTGCTGGCCGACCAGATACGCGAAACCCTGCCGGACGAGGTGTCGGTCCGATTGGACGACGCGACCGCAGAGCGGTTGGACCTCGAGGGCCGCCCCGTCGACGAGATGGACGACTGCGACCTCGTGGTGTCCATCGGCGGCGACGGCACCTTCCTCTTCGCGGCCCGCGGCGCGGGACCGACGCCGATTCTGGGCGTCAACCTCGGCGAGGTCGGGTTCCTGAACGGCGTCGCGCCCGACGACGCGGTCGAGACGGTCGAGGCGGTCGTCGCCGGATACCGCGAGACCGACACGATTCCTTCGCGGGACGTGCCCCGCCTCCGGGCCGAGGGCGACGGCGAGTGGTCGGTTCACCCCGCGCTGAACGAAATCGTCGTGCAGGGACCACAGCGGGGCCACGGCGAGGGCCTCGACTACGAGGTCCGGGTGGACGACCGCACCTTCACCGCCGGCCGCGGCGACGGCGTGCTGGTCTCGACCCCGACCGGAAGCACCGCGTACAACCTGAGCGAGGGCGGTCCGCTCGTCCACCCCGACGCCGACGCGCTCGTCGTCACGGAGATGTGCGCCGCCGAGTCGATGCCGCCGCTGGTCGTGCCGGGCGACGCTGCGGTCGAGATTCGGGCGACGGGCGCGGAGTTCGGCTACGTGAGTTCCGACAGCACCCGCAAGCGGTTCGAGATGCCCGAGTCGGTCCGGGTCCGCGCCGACCCGGAACCGACCCGCATCGCCGAACCCTCCAGCGACTTCTTCGAGGCCCTCGGGAAACTCGACTGAGAGGGTCGGACGACCGACCCGCCGAGCCTTTCCGGAAAGGAAAGCCCTAATCCGTCGGATTGGCTACGATGCGATAATGGACGAACAACTGCCGGACGTTCAGGCCTCGGAACCCGACGTGACCGTGGGACTGAACCGCGTCGGCGTGACTGGCGTCAAGAAGTTGGTCGAACTCGCTCGTCCCGAGAAGCGACCCATCGTGCTGACCGCGGAGTTCGAAGTACTGGTCGACCTGCCGAGTTGGCGGAAGGGCGCGGACATGAGTCGCAACATGGAGGTCGTCGACGAGATTCTGGAGGACGCGGTGAGCGAACCCACCTACCGCGTCGAGGACGTCTGCGGCGAGGCCGCCGAGCGACTCCTCGACAAGCACGACTACACCTCGAAGGCCGAGGTCAAGATGGAGGCCGAGTACATGATAAAGGACCGGACGCCC
Encoded proteins:
- a CDS encoding NAD(+)/NADH kinase, with protein sequence MRVGIVAQKGNSRAAVLADQIRETLPDEVSVRLDDATAERLDLEGRPVDEMDDCDLVVSIGGDGTFLFAARGAGPTPILGVNLGEVGFLNGVAPDDAVETVEAVVAGYRETDTIPSRDVPRLRAEGDGEWSVHPALNEIVVQGPQRGHGEGLDYEVRVDDRTFTAGRGDGVLVSTPTGSTAYNLSEGGPLVHPDADALVVTEMCAAESMPPLVVPGDAAVEIRATGAEFGYVSSDSTRKRFEMPESVRVRADPEPTRIAEPSSDFFEALGKLD
- a CDS encoding universal stress protein codes for the protein MTKRILVPVDGSSQSDDALEYALEEFADDDITLLHVIDPIDAGYSAPVGIPGGSEEWYEEAKADSEAMFDEARAVADEYGVTLDSATEMGRPSQTIVEYAEDEGFDQIVMGSHGRSGVSRILLGSVAETVVRRASMPVTVVR
- a CDS encoding KaiC domain-containing protein translates to MTEDDDWFERALREEETEEDADERGVRDGETDDSADGDSVTDDAENASTGGFADAPDFDADADDATETDADAADADAAGSLAEPSEDLSSVSESSDSHSSAGESSEPESSASESAAGGFADADPYDGGDDEDLFEEDFASAFESAPGAGGGPDGDDFGSGFGGEAAGSDDGGFGGGGGEFGMGGDDFDGGFGGGEPFEDEAFDDEEFESDIPRIDLGIEGLDNMIQGGVPERSLVTTIGSAGTGKTTFGLQFLHEALERGENAVFITLEESHDRIVNTATEKGWDFDEYEREGSLAVIDLDPIEMANSLTSIRNDLPRLIEDFGATRLVLDSVSLLEMMYDEQATRRNEIYDFTKSLKEAGVTTMLTSEASEDTAYASRHGIIEYLVDAVFVLRYIRSSDDFRETRLAVEIQKIRDANHSREIKPYSITNEGISVYRQANIF
- a CDS encoding sensor histidine kinase; the encoded protein is MDVSPTWLALGPLAAFAMSLYFLRHLWRYRDEPGGWLFIATIVCEAVWTGCYGLALMVFDPTLRWLLEIPIWFAKSFILVFFLGFVLQYTGRGELVRSKWMGLVAAIQAVSVLLVATNPLHHVAWSNYHIDPVFGAATVSYTHQPWLFVTMLVFYFLGGGAMVLLVEAFVSYGELYRGQTVAVALSLVAPFVANLAWLFELGPAQGLNLTTTALAIHLGFDYYAFFRRNMFEQTPAARRIGERAAISDLGAPVVIVDSRRRLLDANGEAERVFAVDATANAGDPLHGLVDADVDVSASEQSTTVRIEGERREYSVTSSAVSDSSGTHVGHTLVFQDVTADRRREQRLQVLNRVLRHNLRNDLTTVTGYAELIGERTDDPAVERHAETVRRNGRKLAELGEKAREFEQVMDGDRDSRRAELAALVADVADDVRERSSAGRFEVAVPDGLELETDPAIVRLLLSNLVENALEHGSDDPRVEVALVDGSAAADGTGGDTRSAVLEVRDDGPGIPDHEIAVLTEGGENALEHGSGLGLWVVQWCASALGGDVSFERDDGTTVSVRLPGVVDEETSLPT